A DNA window from Mytilus edulis chromosome 14, xbMytEdul2.2, whole genome shotgun sequence contains the following coding sequences:
- the LOC139503105 gene encoding uncharacterized protein has protein sequence MPMTRRLGCKDKSVVFTISEITGAGSFQSLFYRDAGIALILYDISSHQSFEYVESWPSQIQQYGHQNLKCALIGNKVDLDGNVRHAREVQSQEGQLLAERHGWYFAETSAKSGEGVERVFHDMGSALVESCKKENESPTVSLCDSYVHRMKKTCC, from the exons ATGCCGATGACACGCAGGTTAGGCTGTAAAGATAAATCTGTTGTGTTTACCATTTCTGAAATTACTGGAGCAGGAAGTTTCCAAAGTTTGTTTTATCGAGATGCAGGAATTGCATTGATTTTATATGATATAAGTAGCCAT CAATCCTTTGAGTACGTAGAGAGTTGGCCGTCACAGATACAACAGTACGGACATCAGAATTTGAAATGTGCATTGATTGGAAACAAAGTTGATTTGGACGGCAACGTGAGGCATGCAAGGGAGGTTCAAAGCCAA GAAGGGCAACTACTTGCAGAAAGACACGGCTGGTATTTTGCAGAGACATCTGCAAAATCAGGGGAAGGAGTAGAGAGAGTCTTTCATGACATGG GTAGTGCATTGGTCGAAAGCTGTAAGAAAGAGAACGAATCACCAACTGTGTCTTTATGTGATTCTTACGTTCATCGGATGAAAAAGACATGCTGCTGA